Proteins from a single region of Bacillus sp. (in: firmicutes):
- a CDS encoding UPF0175 family protein, which translates to MESFQVNLPKEFLPLIKALDGPNLDAKVKLSLALGLFVNKQVTLARAAELSGKSLGEFIDFLRSKNIPWIEYNETDLKDDEKAIEDLLGDLDVEE; encoded by the coding sequence ATGGAATCTTTCCAAGTAAATTTGCCAAAAGAATTTTTACCTCTAATTAAAGCATTAGATGGCCCGAATCTTGATGCAAAAGTTAAATTATCTTTAGCGCTTGGTTTATTTGTTAATAAGCAGGTGACGCTTGCTAGAGCAGCCGAACTTTCTGGAAAATCATTAGGAGAATTTATTGATTTTTTGCGTTCTAAAAACATTCCTTGGATAGAGTATAATGAAACAGATTTAAAAGATGATGAGAAAGCAATAGAGGATTTGCTAGGTGATTTGGATGTTGAAGAATAA
- a CDS encoding DUF3368 domain-containing protein, whose product MLKNKIITNSTPIIGLSILGKLHLLADLFEEIYVPKAVFEEIIDSYSSRQYGRDELARMVREGTFQLYDVQNSGLVKKLYGKLHEGELEVIVGAKELDLKFVAIDEHAARTLSKTFLLQPIGTIGILILAKKVGLIEEVKPLLDKLLKHDFYMSKKLYRQALNHAGER is encoded by the coding sequence ATGTTGAAGAATAAAATTATTACGAATTCAACTCCTATTATAGGTTTGTCTATTTTGGGAAAGTTACATCTTCTAGCTGATTTGTTTGAAGAAATTTATGTACCTAAAGCTGTTTTCGAAGAAATTATTGACAGTTATTCATCGCGACAGTACGGTAGAGACGAATTAGCAAGAATGGTTAGAGAAGGAACATTTCAATTATACGATGTCCAGAACAGTGGCTTAGTGAAGAAATTATATGGTAAGCTCCATGAAGGTGAATTAGAAGTGATTGTAGGAGCTAAGGAACTTGATTTAAAATTCGTTGCCATAGATGAGCATGCTGCAAGAACACTTTCCAAAACATTTCTTTTACAACCAATAGGCACTATTGGAATTTTAATTCTTGCTAAGAAAGTAGGTTTAATTGAAGAGGTTAAGCCTTTACTTGATAAATTGCTAAAACATGATTTTTATATGTCAAAGAAATTATATCGCCAAGCTTTGAATCATGCTGGTGAAAGGTAA
- the dapA gene encoding 4-hydroxy-tetrahydrodipicolinate synthase, protein MVFGRVGTAMVTPFDANGHIDFQKTTNLVNYLIENGTDSLIVAGTTGESPTLSTEEKVALYRHVVEVVNGRIPVVAGTGSNNTKSTMELTKKAEETGANAIMLVAPYYNKPDQDGLYEHFKAIANVTSLPVMLYNIPGRCSVNISVDTIVKLSEVENIVAVKEASGDLTAMTEIITRTNDNFYLYTGDDSNTLPILSIGGRGVISVASHVIGKEMQEMISLFESGEVKKAAQHHQRLLPIMKGLFIGPNPVPLKYALQTKGIDVGSVRLPLVPLQKEKQIIIDELLKTSL, encoded by the coding sequence ATGGTTTTTGGTCGCGTCGGTACAGCGATGGTAACACCTTTCGATGCGAATGGTCATATTGATTTTCAGAAGACTACGAATCTTGTGAACTATTTAATAGAAAACGGAACGGATTCGCTCATTGTCGCAGGAACAACGGGAGAATCGCCGACACTTTCTACAGAGGAAAAGGTTGCTTTGTATCGCCATGTTGTTGAGGTTGTAAATGGCAGGATTCCGGTTGTTGCCGGAACAGGGAGCAACAATACAAAGTCAACAATGGAGCTTACGAAAAAAGCAGAAGAGACGGGCGCAAATGCAATTATGCTTGTTGCTCCTTACTACAATAAACCTGACCAAGATGGGTTATATGAGCATTTTAAAGCGATTGCTAATGTAACAAGCTTGCCTGTTATGCTTTATAATATTCCAGGGCGCTGTAGTGTCAATATTTCGGTCGATACAATTGTTAAACTATCGGAAGTGGAAAATATTGTTGCTGTAAAAGAAGCAAGTGGAGATTTAACTGCCATGACTGAAATTATCACCCGAACAAATGATAATTTTTATTTATACACTGGTGATGACAGTAATACTTTACCAATACTGTCCATCGGCGGAAGAGGTGTTATTTCTGTTGCTTCCCATGTCATCGGAAAAGAAATGCAAGAAATGATTTCACTTTTCGAAAGTGGTGAAGTGAAAAAAGCAGCCCAGCACCATCAACGTTTATTACCAATCATGAAAGGATTGTTCATCGGTCCAAACCCTGTGCCTTTAAAATATGCTTTACAAACGAAAGGTATTGATGTTGGTTCGGTGCGCTTACCATTAGTTCCGCTGCAAAAGGAAAAACAAATAATCATTGATGAACTTCTAAAAACGAGCCTGTAA
- a CDS encoding aspartate-semialdehyde dehydrogenase yields MENVRGYHVAVVGATGAVGEKMLSTLEKRNFPISKLTLLSSERSAGKKLVFKGEEYVIQVAKPESFEGVDIALFSAGGSVSKALAPEAAKRGAICIDNTSAFRMDPEVPLVVPEVNEADIHEHKGIIANPNCSTIQMVVALEPIRKAFGLKKVIVSTYQAVSGAGAMAIKEMKEQSQAVLSGEAFTPEILPCGSDKKHYQIAFNAVPQIDKFQDNGYTYEEMKMINETKKIMHMPELAVAATCVRVPVEYGHSESVYIEVEKEGVTVQEMKDLLSSAEGIILEDRPEEQVYPMAVTATGKLETFVGRIRKDLDNDKGFHMWIVADNLLKGAAWNSVQIAERVISLGILK; encoded by the coding sequence ATGGAAAATGTAAGAGGATATCATGTAGCAGTAGTAGGAGCAACAGGTGCGGTAGGGGAGAAAATGCTTTCTACGTTAGAAAAGCGAAACTTCCCCATTTCAAAACTAACTTTATTATCATCAGAGCGTTCCGCTGGTAAAAAGCTAGTCTTCAAAGGCGAAGAGTATGTTATTCAAGTAGCAAAGCCAGAAAGCTTTGAAGGCGTTGATATTGCCTTATTTAGTGCTGGTGGATCGGTTTCAAAAGCTTTAGCTCCTGAAGCAGCTAAAAGAGGTGCCATTTGTATTGATAATACGAGCGCATTTCGGATGGACCCAGAAGTACCGTTAGTTGTACCAGAGGTTAATGAAGCAGATATTCATGAGCATAAAGGAATCATTGCTAATCCAAACTGCTCTACAATTCAAATGGTAGTAGCGTTAGAGCCGATTAGAAAGGCTTTTGGATTAAAGAAGGTGATTGTATCTACGTACCAAGCAGTTTCAGGTGCAGGTGCAATGGCAATTAAAGAAATGAAGGAGCAATCGCAAGCTGTATTAAGTGGCGAAGCTTTTACACCGGAAATTTTGCCTTGTGGGTCTGACAAAAAACATTATCAAATCGCTTTTAATGCTGTTCCACAAATTGATAAATTCCAAGATAATGGCTACACATACGAAGAAATGAAAATGATTAATGAAACGAAGAAAATTATGCATATGCCTGAATTAGCAGTTGCCGCAACGTGTGTTCGTGTTCCAGTAGAATACGGTCATTCAGAATCTGTTTACATTGAAGTTGAAAAAGAAGGTGTAACAGTTCAAGAAATGAAAGATCTTCTTTCTAGTGCAGAAGGCATTATTTTAGAAGACAGACCAGAGGAGCAAGTTTATCCAATGGCCGTCACTGCTACTGGTAAATTAGAAACATTTGTTGGCCGTATTCGTAAAGATTTAGATAATGATAAAGGATTCCATATGTGGATTGTTGCTGATAATTTATTAAAAGGTGCAGCATGGAATTCAGTACAAATTGCTGAACGTGTAATTTCATTAGGAATTCTTAAATAA
- a CDS encoding DUF523 domain-containing protein, which translates to MILVSSCLAGLKVRYNGAHCLDKTVSELVKANKAVTVCPEVLGGLTTPREPAEIVGGDGNDVLNGKAKVITKTGEDVTDCFLKGAYTVLQKAKEIKATIVVLKENSPSCGSSMIYNGEFSGKKIAGNGVAAALLKRNGIQVISEQEFAENSY; encoded by the coding sequence ATGATACTTGTAAGTTCCTGTTTGGCAGGATTGAAAGTAAGATATAACGGTGCCCATTGTTTAGATAAGACGGTTAGCGAATTAGTTAAAGCGAACAAAGCCGTTACAGTCTGCCCTGAAGTGCTTGGCGGGCTTACCACTCCAAGAGAACCTGCAGAAATAGTTGGTGGAGACGGCAATGATGTTTTGAATGGAAAGGCAAAAGTAATTACCAAAACTGGGGAAGATGTAACGGACTGTTTCCTAAAAGGGGCTTATACTGTCTTACAAAAAGCGAAAGAAATAAAGGCAACCATTGTTGTACTTAAGGAAAATAGCCCATCCTGCGGCAGTTCAATGATATATAATGGTGAATTTTCCGGTAAGAAAATTGCAGGGAATGGCGTTGCGGCTGCTTTACTTAAAAGAAATGGAATACAAGTTATTTCAGAACAAGAATTTGCCGAAAATAGCTATTAG
- a CDS encoding ribonuclease J, protein MVKREKNPVRIFALGGLGEIGKNMYCVEVGPEIYVIDAGLKLPENELLGIDTVIPDITYLEENVTRMKGIFLTHGHEDHIGSLSYVLRRIQVPIYGTRLTLGLVANLLEESGLKNAATLQEIDADTVLEFECASVSFFTTTHSIPDSVAVVIHTPEGAVVHTGDFKLDQTPADGVRFDFLKMAKLGRDGVLCLLSDSTNAEIPGTTGSESSVGEELCDCISGSEGRVIVATFASNIHRIQQVFDAAAFANRKVAIIGNSMKRVIEISMDLGYLHAPEKLMIPISEIDKWDNRRLVILATGVYGEPLEALSRMACKSHRQTSIKAGDTVIIAASIIPGYEKLVSSTVDLLFRAGANVIYGNRKVHVSGHASQEELKMMISVMNPEYFIPIQGEMKMQRAHAKLAEATGMDSDQIFLLENGDVFEYKNDHARIGGKIPSGNVLIDGLGIGDVGNIVLRDRRLLSQDGILIVVVTISKEKNQIISGPEIISRGFVYVRESEQLFGKSTEMVEQIIMKCLKDRTMDWSTLKTNIRESLSHYLYEKTKRRPMILPIIMEI, encoded by the coding sequence TTGGTAAAAAGAGAAAAAAATCCAGTTAGAATTTTTGCGCTTGGAGGCCTCGGAGAAATCGGGAAAAACATGTATTGTGTTGAAGTTGGTCCCGAAATATATGTCATCGATGCTGGATTAAAATTACCGGAAAATGAATTGCTTGGAATTGACACCGTCATCCCTGATATTACTTATCTTGAGGAAAATGTTACGCGAATGAAAGGAATTTTTCTTACACATGGCCATGAAGACCATATAGGGTCTTTATCTTATGTATTGCGCCGTATACAAGTTCCAATATACGGTACAAGGTTAACGCTTGGCTTGGTGGCTAATTTGTTAGAGGAATCAGGGTTGAAAAATGCAGCAACACTACAAGAAATTGATGCAGATACCGTTTTAGAGTTTGAGTGTGCGAGTGTTTCTTTTTTCACAACAACACATAGTATCCCGGATTCAGTTGCAGTCGTTATTCATACACCAGAAGGCGCAGTCGTACATACAGGTGATTTTAAATTAGATCAAACACCTGCAGATGGTGTTCGTTTTGACTTTTTAAAAATGGCTAAACTCGGTAGAGACGGTGTTCTATGTTTATTATCTGATAGTACGAATGCTGAAATACCTGGAACGACAGGGTCAGAAAGCTCTGTAGGTGAAGAATTATGTGATTGTATTAGTGGTTCAGAGGGCAGAGTTATTGTTGCTACTTTTGCTTCTAATATCCACCGAATTCAACAAGTATTTGATGCAGCAGCCTTTGCCAATAGAAAAGTGGCCATCATCGGCAATAGCATGAAGCGGGTCATTGAAATCTCAATGGATTTAGGATATTTACATGCCCCAGAAAAATTAATGATCCCGATTTCGGAGATTGATAAATGGGATAATCGCCGTCTTGTCATTTTAGCAACAGGTGTTTACGGTGAACCTTTAGAAGCATTATCTCGAATGGCTTGTAAATCACATCGTCAGACTTCTATAAAAGCTGGAGATACAGTTATTATTGCTGCATCAATCATTCCTGGTTATGAGAAGCTTGTTTCTAGTACGGTTGATTTACTTTTCAGAGCAGGTGCCAATGTCATTTATGGGAATAGGAAAGTCCATGTATCAGGTCATGCAAGCCAAGAGGAACTTAAAATGATGATTAGCGTCATGAATCCTGAATATTTTATCCCAATTCAGGGTGAGATGAAAATGCAACGGGCACATGCGAAACTGGCTGAGGCAACAGGAATGGATAGTGACCAAATCTTTTTACTAGAAAATGGTGATGTTTTTGAATATAAAAACGACCACGCCCGAATTGGTGGAAAGATTCCATCTGGAAATGTATTAATTGATGGTTTAGGAATTGGGGATGTCGGTAATATTGTTTTAAGAGATCGACGGTTATTATCACAAGATGGCATATTAATTGTTGTTGTTACAATATCAAAAGAAAAAAATCAAATTATTTCTGGCCCCGAAATTATTTCAAGAGGCTTTGTTTATGTAAGAGAATCCGAACAATTATTTGGTAAATCCACTGAAATGGTTGAGCAGATTATTATGAAGTGTTTAAAGGATCGGACAATGGATTGGTCAACTTTAAAAACAAATATTCGCGAATCGCTTAGTCACTATTTATACGAAAAAACAAAAAGAAGACCGATGATCTTACCGATTATTATGGAAATTTAA
- the dapG gene encoding aspartate kinase, with the protein MKIIVQKFGGTSVKDEEGRLQAESHILNALEEGYKVVVVVSAMGRKGDPYATDTLQSLVDVTKISNREHDLLLSCGETISAIVFSNMLKGRGIPAIALTGAQAGFRTNDEHTNAKIVEMKCERISRELETYDVVVVAGFQGISKTGEVTTLGRGGSDTSAAALGVALNAECIDIFTDVDGVMTADPRIVEGARPLTVMTYNEICNLAHQGAKVVHPRAVEIAMQAKIPLRVRSTYSDGLGTLVTTTVENKKSGDICDRVVTGIAHVPNVTQLTVIAGKGHYNIQSEVFKAMAQEGISVDFINISPNAIIYTVMDKMADRAITVLKELGYEPKSIRNCAKVSAVGAGMTGVPGVTARIVNALSKEGIQILQSADSHTTIWVLVHGEDMVRAVNSLHDEFINNV; encoded by the coding sequence ATGAAAATTATTGTCCAAAAATTTGGCGGAACATCGGTGAAGGATGAGGAAGGTCGTCTACAAGCAGAGTCCCATATCTTGAATGCATTAGAGGAAGGATACAAGGTCGTCGTTGTTGTTTCAGCGATGGGTCGAAAAGGTGACCCATATGCAACGGATACACTGCAAAGCCTTGTCGATGTTACGAAGATTAGCAACCGTGAACATGATTTACTGCTTTCATGCGGAGAAACGATTTCGGCCATTGTTTTTTCCAATATGTTAAAGGGTCGTGGGATACCCGCAATTGCTTTGACAGGTGCACAAGCAGGTTTTCGAACAAATGACGAGCATACAAATGCCAAAATAGTTGAAATGAAATGTGAACGCATTTCTCGTGAACTCGAAACATATGATGTTGTTGTCGTTGCTGGATTTCAAGGGATTTCTAAAACAGGCGAAGTAACCACTTTAGGCCGGGGTGGCAGTGATACATCCGCTGCTGCCTTAGGTGTGGCATTGAACGCTGAATGTATTGATATTTTTACAGATGTAGATGGTGTGATGACAGCTGACCCGCGCATTGTCGAAGGGGCCCGGCCTTTAACTGTGATGACCTATAATGAGATTTGTAATTTAGCACACCAAGGTGCGAAAGTGGTTCACCCTCGTGCTGTTGAAATCGCCATGCAAGCAAAAATCCCATTACGGGTGCGCTCGACTTATTCAGATGGATTAGGAACATTAGTTACAACGACAGTTGAGAATAAGAAGAGCGGCGACATTTGTGATCGTGTCGTGACTGGAATTGCTCATGTTCCAAATGTTACCCAACTAACCGTTATAGCTGGGAAAGGGCATTATAATATCCAATCAGAAGTATTTAAAGCGATGGCGCAAGAAGGCATTAGTGTTGATTTTATTAATATTTCACCTAATGCCATCATTTATACAGTTATGGACAAAATGGCGGATCGTGCCATTACTGTTTTAAAAGAATTAGGCTATGAACCGAAGAGCATTCGAAATTGTGCGAAAGTTTCTGCGGTTGGAGCGGGGATGACTGGCGTTCCGGGGGTTACTGCAAGAATTGTCAACGCTCTTTCAAAGGAAGGCATTCAAATCCTGCAATCAGCTGATAGCCATACAACGATTTGGGTGCTCGTTCATGGAGAAGATATGGTTCGGGCAGTTAATTCATTACATGATGAATTCATCAATAATGTGTAA
- a CDS encoding ClpP family protease — MANIENNPSLRQADEDQDQDQEKKDVKESIVDKIQQLGQTNVPQMGQESNIHCLTIIGQIEGHMQLPPQNKTTKYEHLIPQIVAIEQNPKIEGLLLILNTVGGDVEAGLAIAEMIASLSKPTVSIVLGGGHSIGVPIAVSADYSFIAETATMTIHPVRLTGLVIGVPQTFEYLDKMQDRVVHFVTSHSNITEDRFKELMLSKGNLTRDIGTNVVGRDAVKYGLIDEVGGVGKAIAKVNELIEEYRLTKPANEGELLQ, encoded by the coding sequence ATGGCGAATATAGAGAACAATCCGTCCTTAAGGCAAGCAGACGAGGATCAAGATCAGGATCAAGAAAAAAAGGACGTAAAGGAATCAATAGTAGATAAAATTCAGCAGCTCGGTCAAACAAATGTGCCGCAAATGGGCCAAGAATCAAATATTCACTGCCTAACAATCATCGGCCAAATCGAAGGACATATGCAATTACCGCCACAAAATAAGACAACGAAATACGAGCATTTAATCCCGCAAATTGTTGCGATTGAGCAAAATCCTAAAATAGAAGGGTTGCTACTTATTTTAAATACAGTTGGCGGTGATGTAGAAGCTGGTCTCGCAATAGCAGAAATGATTGCATCATTATCAAAACCAACCGTTTCTATCGTATTAGGAGGCGGACATTCTATCGGTGTTCCAATCGCGGTTAGTGCTGATTATTCTTTTATAGCAGAGACGGCAACGATGACAATTCATCCTGTTCGGTTGACAGGCCTCGTTATTGGCGTACCGCAAACATTTGAATATTTGGATAAAATGCAAGACCGTGTTGTTCATTTTGTTACGTCCCACTCTAATATTACGGAAGACCGATTTAAAGAATTAATGCTGTCAAAGGGTAATTTAACTCGAGATATTGGGACAAATGTTGTTGGGCGGGATGCGGTCAAATATGGTTTAATTGATGAGGTAGGCGGTGTTGGCAAGGCAATTGCGAAGGTAAATGAATTGATTGAGGAATATCGACTCACAAAGCCTGCCAATGAAGGAGAACTACTGCAGTGA